A region from the Parasphingopyxis sp. CP4 genome encodes:
- a CDS encoding SRPBCC domain-containing protein produces MTSMTGEPSMADTNAKAERAYYKVHIEAPIETVWNVLVTTDEVLPFFFGAVCRTPNGLAPGEPMAMQTKDGKFASVVGKVLEFDPPHRYSHTMMFTNMDDPASTVTYELKEADGGTEFTLITDNVPAGTKSEKSMAQGGPFITANLKSLVETGKPLMSGRMVMMLGPLMGWFTPKVCRAENWPFDRIRGF; encoded by the coding sequence ATGACGAGTATGACGGGCGAACCATCCATGGCGGACACCAACGCAAAGGCCGAGCGGGCCTATTATAAAGTCCATATCGAGGCACCGATCGAAACGGTCTGGAATGTGCTCGTGACGACGGATGAAGTGTTGCCATTCTTCTTTGGCGCCGTGTGCCGCACGCCCAATGGCCTGGCGCCCGGCGAGCCGATGGCCATGCAGACCAAGGATGGGAAGTTCGCCAGCGTCGTCGGCAAGGTGCTCGAATTTGATCCGCCGCACCGATATTCGCACACCATGATGTTCACCAACATGGACGATCCAGCGAGCACTGTGACCTATGAACTGAAAGAAGCGGATGGCGGCACGGAGTTCACCTTGATCACCGACAATGTTCCGGCGGGCACCAAATCGGAAAAATCCATGGCGCAGGGCGGCCCGTTCATCACGGCCAATCTCAAATCGCTGGTCGAAACCGGCAAGCCATTGATGAGCGGCCGGATGGTGATGATGCTCGGGCCTTTGATGGGCTGGTTCACACCGAAAGTCTGTCGCGCGGAGAACTGGCCCTTTGACCGGATCAGGGGGTTTTGA
- a CDS encoding DUF4287 domain-containing protein — protein MATPEEQAASMIANMPEKTGKPLEDWVAIVAKSGAAKHGEIVKLLKAEHGMTHGFANLVAHKAREAADGGGETDLVASQYAGPKEALRPIYDAIADFVESLGSNAELAPKKSYVSLRRSKQFGLVQPSTRTRVDLGINLKDVAPVGRLESSGGFNAMVSHRIRLESADDVDDEVREWLRIAYENA, from the coding sequence ATGGCTACACCGGAAGAACAAGCCGCATCGATGATTGCGAATATGCCGGAAAAGACGGGCAAACCGCTCGAAGACTGGGTGGCAATTGTCGCTAAAAGTGGCGCGGCCAAACATGGCGAGATCGTCAAACTGCTCAAGGCTGAGCATGGCATGACCCATGGTTTTGCGAACCTGGTCGCGCATAAGGCACGCGAGGCCGCTGACGGGGGCGGGGAGACTGATCTGGTCGCCAGCCAATATGCCGGACCGAAAGAAGCACTCCGGCCGATCTATGACGCTATTGCTGATTTTGTGGAATCGCTCGGATCCAATGCGGAGCTTGCGCCCAAGAAAAGCTATGTCAGCCTCAGGCGGTCCAAGCAGTTCGGCCTGGTCCAGCCAAGCACTCGCACCCGCGTAGATCTCGGGATAAATCTCAAGGATGTCGCGCCGGTTGGCCGCCTCGAATCCTCGGGCGGCTTTAACGCTATGGTCAGCCATCGAATTCGGTTGGAAAGTGCCGATGATGTGGATGACGAGGTCAGGGAATGGCTACGCATCGCGTACGAAAACGCATAG
- a CDS encoding patatin-like phospholipase family protein, whose protein sequence is MANDFSQVEAFAGLDKNGLEALQNAAKPIPVKGGDYLVRYGEEADTLYLVSTGRFYVQLPNGRVVAEIGAGEPVGELAFFSGGVRTADVRASRDSTVYLLSRAAYDEVVSAHPAIADAILATVSSRLAVATRSASAMEAKPGRVVALIPAAGSALPDGFADRLCAALGRHDEPRMVKYSDRPDGLSADSEGFGRWLGELERSAKRVILVAGDDPEWDRAITRNSDDLVIAAPLFDEQSERSELEDYAIPLFLRANRTLLLWRDKEAQEIEGSGRWLDSRNVKLHHHIPLDSEPAFARVGRFMAGCANGVVLAGGGALGCAHIGVMQGLIENDIPIDFYGGTSAGAAMGGALAQGLTPEQTIVQMQDMFIAKKAMKRVTVPVHSILDPRVFDEQLELRYGNKDIADLPYNFFGVSTNLSTNSVYIHRRGPLWHAVRASGSLPTILPPFITREGDILVDGGVLDNIPVTIMREAKAGPNVVVSLRSDAGEEWRLETKYSSLRSRGKLLADVIFRRKPKHEFPSIVEIMSRSMVVSSASAVNSNLSQADVLLTPPIPETMKILDWHLGRDLSESARQYTAQRIMEHEALGEMKDVL, encoded by the coding sequence ATGGCGAATGACTTTTCGCAAGTCGAAGCATTTGCGGGACTGGACAAAAATGGGCTGGAAGCATTGCAGAATGCGGCCAAGCCAATCCCGGTCAAGGGCGGGGATTACCTTGTTCGCTACGGCGAAGAAGCCGACACGCTGTATCTCGTTTCGACGGGACGCTTCTATGTTCAGCTCCCCAATGGCCGCGTGGTTGCCGAGATTGGTGCCGGCGAACCGGTTGGCGAGCTCGCCTTCTTCTCTGGCGGCGTGCGAACGGCCGATGTCCGCGCCAGCCGCGACAGTACGGTCTATCTGCTGAGCCGCGCTGCCTATGATGAGGTGGTATCCGCGCATCCCGCAATCGCCGATGCGATTCTTGCGACAGTTTCGTCCCGCCTTGCCGTGGCCACACGATCGGCCAGTGCGATGGAAGCCAAGCCCGGCCGCGTCGTCGCACTGATCCCGGCGGCTGGATCAGCCTTGCCTGACGGGTTTGCCGATCGCCTCTGCGCGGCGCTGGGGCGTCATGATGAACCCCGCATGGTCAAATATTCCGATCGTCCCGACGGATTGTCCGCAGATAGTGAAGGCTTTGGCCGCTGGCTTGGGGAATTGGAGCGCAGCGCGAAACGCGTGATCCTGGTGGCCGGCGATGATCCGGAATGGGACCGGGCCATTACCCGCAACTCCGATGATCTGGTGATCGCCGCGCCGCTGTTCGATGAGCAATCCGAACGCAGCGAGCTGGAAGATTATGCGATTCCGCTATTCCTGCGGGCCAACCGGACGCTACTGCTGTGGCGCGACAAGGAAGCCCAGGAAATCGAAGGCAGCGGGCGCTGGCTCGATAGCCGCAATGTAAAGCTCCACCATCATATTCCGCTCGATAGCGAACCCGCCTTTGCGCGTGTCGGCCGCTTCATGGCCGGTTGCGCCAATGGTGTAGTGCTCGCCGGCGGCGGTGCGCTTGGTTGCGCGCATATCGGTGTGATGCAGGGATTGATCGAAAATGACATCCCGATCGACTTTTACGGCGGCACCAGTGCCGGTGCGGCAATGGGCGGTGCGCTTGCTCAGGGCCTGACTCCGGAACAGACGATCGTGCAAATGCAGGATATGTTTATCGCGAAAAAGGCGATGAAGCGGGTCACGGTGCCGGTGCACTCGATCCTCGATCCTCGGGTGTTCGATGAGCAGCTCGAGCTCAGATATGGCAATAAGGATATTGCCGATCTGCCGTATAATTTCTTCGGCGTATCGACCAACCTGTCGACCAACAGCGTCTATATCCATCGCCGCGGGCCGCTCTGGCATGCGGTGCGGGCATCGGGATCGCTGCCAACTATCCTGCCGCCCTTCATTACGCGCGAGGGCGATATCCTGGTCGATGGCGGGGTGCTCGACAATATTCCGGTCACGATCATGCGCGAAGCCAAGGCCGGCCCGAATGTCGTGGTCTCGCTGCGCTCAGATGCGGGCGAGGAATGGCGGCTTGAGACCAAATATAGTTCGCTGCGTTCGCGCGGAAAGCTGCTTGCCGATGTGATCTTCCGGCGCAAGCCCAAGCATGAATTCCCGAGTATCGTCGAGATCATGTCGCGATCGATGGTCGTCTCCAGTGCCAGTGCGGTGAACAGCAATCTCAGCCAGGCCGATGTGTTGCTGACCCCGCCGATCCCGGAAACCATGAAGATCCTCGACTGGCATCTCGGCCGCGATCTCAGCGAGTCCGCCCGCCAATATACAGCGCAACGGATCATGGAGCATGAGGCGCTCGGCGAAATGAAGGACGTGCTCTAG
- a CDS encoding sterol desaturase family protein, producing MPTDPIFALLPEPIQIGIGALPNMILFDFGRYIIAATLIAAIVWAAKRTGWAYRQIQDRVASSADYRREFFASLRSCAIFVFMGIFVVAGDQVGIFYDIRGSYGWAIDLGLFAAILVGHDAYFYWTHRMMHHPKLFKTFHRFHHRSVTPTPFAAYAFDVPEALVMFAFLPIWLLFVPTPVTVISAFLGLMIIRNAMGHAGLELHARWWLKTPLTRWISTTTHHDLHHSGSFKHNYGFYFTWWDKLMGTEHPEYAAEFAKSVAKPDAEQASETGELAPAR from the coding sequence ATGCCGACCGACCCGATTTTTGCCCTGCTGCCTGAGCCGATCCAGATCGGCATCGGCGCATTGCCCAATATGATCCTGTTCGATTTTGGCCGCTACATTATTGCCGCCACCCTGATCGCCGCGATTGTCTGGGCCGCCAAGCGGACGGGCTGGGCCTATCGCCAGATCCAGGACCGGGTGGCAAGCTCGGCCGATTATCGCCGCGAGTTCTTCGCCTCGCTGCGCAGCTGTGCGATATTTGTCTTCATGGGCATCTTCGTAGTCGCGGGTGACCAGGTCGGCATCTTCTACGATATTCGTGGCAGCTATGGCTGGGCCATCGATCTTGGCCTTTTTGCCGCGATCCTGGTCGGCCATGACGCCTATTTCTACTGGACGCACCGGATGATGCACCATCCCAAGCTGTTCAAGACCTTCCACCGCTTCCATCATCGCTCGGTCACCCCAACGCCGTTCGCTGCCTATGCCTTCGATGTTCCCGAAGCGCTGGTGATGTTTGCCTTCCTGCCGATCTGGCTCCTCTTCGTGCCGACCCCGGTAACCGTGATCTCCGCTTTCCTCGGCCTGATGATCATCCGCAACGCGATGGGCCATGCCGGGCTGGAGCTGCATGCCCGCTGGTGGCTGAAGACTCCTCTGACGCGCTGGATCAGCACGACGACCCATCACGACCTCCACCATTCGGGAAGCTTCAAGCATAATTATGGCTTCTACTTCACCTGGTGGGACAAGCTGATGGGCACCGAGCATCCAGAATATGCCGCTGAATTTGCCAAGTCGGTTGCCAAGCCCGACGCCGAACAGGCGAGCGAAACGGGCGAGCTGGCGCCGGCACGGTAA
- a CDS encoding helix-turn-helix transcriptional regulator — MTITVKLDDLLHDNRMTLTELADRVGITIANLSILKTGKAKAIRFSTLEAICRELHCQPGDLLSFDGPSSE; from the coding sequence ATGACAATCACCGTCAAGCTCGACGATCTGCTCCACGACAATCGGATGACGCTGACCGAGCTCGCCGATCGCGTCGGGATCACCATCGCCAATCTCTCAATCCTGAAAACCGGCAAGGCCAAGGCGATCCGCTTTTCGACCCTGGAAGCAATTTGCCGGGAGCTCCACTGCCAGCCCGGCGATTTGCTCTCCTTTGACGGACCATCCAGCGAATAA